In the Leptotrichia sp. oral taxon 212 genome, one interval contains:
- a CDS encoding glycoside hydrolase family 10 protein: MGIRKNILSKALLFLMATFTIGTLNAETVNIKSNYNEITKIIGGRKKDDSNRTKRNSKKELRGVWVASVINIDWPSKKGLSAEQQKREYISVLEDVKRWNMNAVFVQVKPTGDAFYPSKYSPWSEYLTGTQGVNPGYDPLKFMVDEAHKRGIEFHAWFNPYRLTMKGKSTSTESLAKDNIGRKRPEWTVVYGGQLYLNPGIPEVNDYVIDSIVEVVKKYDIDGVHMDDYFYPYKVKGQDYPDSAQYHKYGGKFSNIGDWRRNNINKLVEKLHREIKKENSDISFGISPFGVWRNASTDPGRGSETQAGIQNYDDLYADILHWMNKGWIDYVVPQIYWNQGFKVAEYNTLVKWWSKNAKNTSTDLYIGQAAYRVGAWSNPNELVNQINYNRNYPEIKGSIFFSYKSLKENPKNIINNLLNGPYSSLPSEVADIENMSVKAERADEIAQKE, encoded by the coding sequence GTGGGAATAAGGAAAAATATATTAAGTAAAGCATTGCTGTTTTTAATGGCAACTTTTACAATAGGAACTTTAAACGCAGAAACTGTAAATATAAAAAGTAATTATAATGAAATAACGAAAATCATCGGAGGAAGGAAAAAAGATGATTCGAATAGAACAAAAAGAAATTCAAAAAAAGAATTACGTGGAGTATGGGTGGCAAGTGTAATAAATATTGACTGGCCTTCAAAAAAAGGACTGAGTGCTGAACAGCAGAAAAGAGAATATATTTCAGTACTTGAAGATGTTAAAAGGTGGAACATGAACGCAGTATTTGTTCAGGTGAAACCTACAGGAGATGCATTCTATCCTTCAAAATATTCTCCATGGTCTGAATATCTGACAGGAACTCAGGGAGTAAATCCCGGATATGATCCATTAAAATTCATGGTTGATGAAGCACATAAAAGAGGTATAGAGTTTCATGCATGGTTCAATCCATACAGACTTACAATGAAAGGAAAATCTACCAGCACAGAGAGTCTTGCTAAAGACAATATAGGAAGAAAAAGACCTGAATGGACAGTTGTGTATGGAGGACAGCTTTATCTGAATCCTGGAATACCGGAAGTAAATGACTACGTTATTGACAGTATCGTTGAAGTGGTTAAAAAATATGATATTGATGGAGTTCACATGGATGATTATTTCTATCCATATAAAGTAAAGGGACAGGATTATCCTGACAGCGCACAGTACCACAAATATGGCGGGAAATTTTCCAATATAGGTGACTGGAGAAGAAACAATATAAATAAGCTGGTTGAAAAACTTCATAGGGAAATAAAAAAAGAAAATAGTGACATCTCATTTGGAATAAGTCCTTTTGGAGTATGGAGAAATGCTTCGACTGATCCTGGAAGAGGTTCAGAAACTCAGGCAGGTATTCAAAATTATGATGACCTTTATGCAGACATTTTACATTGGATGAATAAGGGGTGGATTGATTATGTAGTACCTCAAATATACTGGAATCAAGGATTTAAAGTTGCAGAATATAATACACTTGTAAAATGGTGGAGTAAAAATGCTAAAAATACAAGTACTGATTTATATATAGGACAGGCTGCCTATAGAGTAGGAGCGTGGTCAAATCCTAATGAACTTGTAAATCAGATAAATTATAACAGAAATTATCCTGAAATTAAGGGGAGTATATTCTTCAGCTATAAATCATTAAAAGAAAATCCTAAAAACATAATAAATAACCTGTTAAATGGGCCTTACAGTTCTTTGCCGTCAGAAGTGGCTGATATTGAAAATATGAGTGTAAAAGCAGAGAGAGCAGATGAAATTGCCCAGAAGGAATGA
- the era gene encoding GTPase Era: MKSGFIAIVGRPNVGKSTLMNKLVKEKVAIVSDKAGTTRDQIRGIVNIQDNQFIFVDTPGIHKPKHLLGEHMTEIALETLNDVDLIMFLLDGTQEISTGDIFVNEHIKEVKTPVVLIINKIDKMSDEEIEAKKAEIKEKLGNYENIITLTAEFAIGIHKIFEVAEKYLSNDVWFYPEDYYTDLPVNKIVVETVREKILHHTKDEVPHSVAVEIVNVETKPEIRKYDVNIYVERDSQKGIIIGKDGALLKKIGIEARKEIEALIDLKVNLKLWVKVRKKWRRDQQFLNDMGYKIKKKVKK, translated from the coding sequence ATGAAATCAGGATTTATAGCAATTGTAGGAAGACCGAATGTTGGAAAATCTACATTAATGAATAAACTTGTAAAGGAGAAGGTGGCGATAGTTTCTGACAAGGCAGGAACTACCAGGGATCAGATAAGAGGAATTGTAAATATACAGGATAATCAGTTTATATTTGTAGATACTCCAGGGATTCATAAGCCCAAACATCTTCTAGGGGAACATATGACTGAAATTGCTCTTGAAACGTTAAATGATGTGGATCTTATAATGTTTCTGCTTGATGGAACACAGGAAATATCAACAGGAGATATCTTCGTAAACGAACATATAAAGGAAGTTAAAACTCCGGTTGTCCTTATAATAAACAAAATCGATAAAATGAGCGATGAAGAAATAGAGGCAAAAAAAGCGGAAATAAAGGAGAAGTTAGGAAATTACGAGAATATAATAACATTGACAGCTGAATTTGCAATAGGAATACATAAAATTTTTGAAGTGGCTGAAAAATATCTGTCAAATGATGTATGGTTCTATCCGGAAGATTATTATACAGACTTGCCTGTAAATAAAATTGTAGTTGAAACTGTAAGGGAAAAAATACTGCATCATACAAAAGATGAGGTTCCTCACAGTGTTGCAGTTGAAATTGTAAATGTGGAGACAAAACCTGAAATAAGAAAATATGATGTAAATATTTATGTGGAAAGGGACAGTCAGAAGGGGATTATAATAGGAAAAGACGGGGCTCTTCTTAAAAAAATTGGAATAGAGGCCAGAAAAGAGATAGAAGCACTTATTGATTTGAAAGTAAACCTTAAATTATGGGTTAAAGTAAGAAAAAAATGGAGAAGAGATCAGCAGTTTCTTAATGATATGGGATATAAAATAAAAAAGAAGGTTAAAAAATAA
- the rpsP gene encoding 30S ribosomal protein S16, whose amino-acid sequence MVKLRLTRLGRKRVPFYRIAAMEALSRRDGKAVAYLGTYNPLAEDGKQVVLKEEEILRFLSNGAQPTETVKSILTKAGLWDKFQETKKK is encoded by the coding sequence ATGGTAAAATTAAGATTAACAAGATTAGGAAGAAAAAGAGTTCCTTTCTATAGAATAGCTGCAATGGAAGCTTTATCAAGAAGAGACGGGAAAGCGGTAGCTTATCTTGGAACATACAATCCATTGGCAGAAGATGGTAAACAGGTTGTACTGAAAGAAGAAGAAATTTTAAGATTCCTTTCAAATGGAGCTCAACCAACAGAAACTGTAAAAAGTATTTTAACTAAAGCTGGATTATGGGATAAATTTCAGGAAACTAAAAAGAAATAA
- the gltS gene encoding sodium/glutamate symporter → MFELKMDMIQTISLSVILLIIGMRLRTKIKFFEKYCIPSPVIGGFLFSIIAFILRQTNIITIKFETTLQTFFMVMFFTSVGFNASLKVLKKGGKKVLIFLFLAIGLCFAQNVVAIFLSQLIGINPLLGLMTGSTPMTGGHGTSAAIAPTIEALGIKGAGTVAIASATFGLIAGSMMGGPIANKLILKHKLLGNETLLHEKHDYNSDIDENVLKKPEPALNAERFSMAFFFILIAMGIGSYLSIFITKLLPAMNFPIYIGPMIIAAIMRNISDNSEMFTAPTREISVLEDVSLNLFLAMALMSLKLWELIDLAIPMLILLVAQVVLIYLYLNFITFKAMGSDYDAAVIVSGHCGFGLGATPNGISNMKSVCEKYKYSKIAFFVVPVVGALFIDFANVSLITLFISFFK, encoded by the coding sequence ATGTTTGAGTTAAAAATGGACATGATACAAACTATCAGTTTGTCTGTTATTTTACTTATAATTGGTATGAGACTAAGGACAAAAATTAAATTTTTTGAAAAGTATTGTATTCCGTCACCTGTTATTGGCGGATTTCTTTTTTCAATAATAGCTTTTATACTTAGGCAAACCAATATTATAACTATAAAATTTGAAACAACATTACAGACCTTTTTCATGGTAATGTTTTTTACAAGTGTCGGATTTAATGCAAGTTTAAAAGTTTTAAAAAAAGGTGGAAAAAAAGTACTTATTTTCTTATTTCTTGCTATAGGATTATGCTTCGCTCAAAATGTTGTTGCTATTTTTCTTTCACAACTCATTGGAATTAACCCACTTCTTGGATTAATGACAGGATCCACCCCAATGACAGGAGGACATGGAACTTCAGCAGCAATTGCGCCAACAATCGAAGCACTAGGAATAAAAGGAGCAGGTACAGTTGCAATAGCTTCTGCAACTTTTGGACTTATAGCTGGTTCCATGATGGGAGGTCCTATTGCAAATAAGCTTATTCTTAAACATAAACTGTTAGGAAACGAAACTTTATTGCATGAAAAACATGACTACAACAGTGATATTGATGAAAATGTTTTGAAAAAACCTGAACCAGCTCTTAATGCTGAAAGATTTTCAATGGCATTTTTCTTTATTCTGATAGCAATGGGAATAGGTTCATATTTATCTATCTTTATAACAAAACTTTTACCTGCAATGAATTTTCCGATTTATATCGGACCAATGATTATTGCAGCTATCATGAGAAACATTTCAGACAATTCTGAAATGTTCACTGCACCTACAAGGGAAATCAGTGTGTTGGAAGATGTTTCACTGAATTTATTTCTTGCAATGGCTCTTATGTCACTAAAATTATGGGAACTTATAGATCTTGCCATTCCAATGCTTATACTTCTGGTAGCTCAAGTAGTTCTTATTTATCTATATCTGAACTTCATTACTTTTAAAGCTATGGGAAGTGACTACGATGCCGCAGTCATAGTATCAGGACATTGTGGTTTTGGATTAGGGGCTACACCTAACGGAATTTCAAATATGAAATCTGTATGTGAAAAATATAAATATTCTAAAATTGCGTTTTTTGTTGTTCCTGTTGTAGGAGCACTGTTTATAGATTTTGCCAATGTAAGTTTAATTACATTATTTATAAGCTTTTTTAAATAA
- a CDS encoding O-methyltransferase, with product MIENFIKSSEYTQKLFDVDDEVMKSMEIESLNDNVPIISREVLNFMIFNAKGIRAKNILEIGTATGYSGLFLAQIANENGGQLTTIEIDEKRHKKAIENFKKVGIFEKNHLILGDALEEIPKLNKDNKFDFIFIDAAKGQYIKFFTMCWNLLNENGIVFIDNIMFRGLVSESETEVPKRYRTIVQRLKEFIQKLNNEFDFVLLPFGDGVGLVRK from the coding sequence ATGATTGAAAATTTTATTAAATCATCAGAATATACCCAGAAATTATTTGATGTTGATGATGAAGTAATGAAAAGCATGGAAATAGAAAGTTTAAATGATAATGTCCCGATAATAAGCAGGGAAGTTTTGAATTTTATGATATTCAATGCAAAAGGAATCAGAGCAAAAAATATTCTGGAAATAGGTACGGCAACAGGATATTCAGGTTTATTTCTCGCGCAGATTGCAAATGAAAATGGAGGACAGCTCACAACAATTGAAATTGATGAAAAAAGACATAAAAAAGCCATTGAAAATTTTAAAAAAGTTGGAATTTTTGAAAAAAATCATCTGATTTTAGGTGATGCATTGGAAGAAATACCTAAATTGAATAAGGATAATAAATTTGATTTTATTTTTATTGATGCGGCAAAGGGTCAGTATATTAAATTTTTTACAATGTGCTGGAATCTGTTAAATGAAAACGGTATTGTATTTATTGATAACATAATGTTCAGAGGGTTAGTATCAGAAAGTGAAACTGAGGTTCCAAAGAGGTACAGAACAATAGTTCAAAGACTAAAAGAATTTATACAGAAATTAAACAATGAATTTGATTTTGTTCTGCTGCCGTTTGGAGATGGAGTAGGATTGGTTAGGAAGTAA
- a CDS encoding YfcC family protein — MKKKKFEFPSAFTVLVIILLLAAALTYLIPSGRFSKLTYSKESNEFMITDENEKVTVQPATQEVLDKLNINLSVNKFTEEIIKKPIAIPGTYKRIPQSPQGIVEIIKSPVAGVADSVDIVIFVLILGGVIGIINKMGAFDAGIAALSKKTKGKEFVLVTLIFSLITLGGTTFGMSEETIAFYPILMPIFLASGFDAMTCIAAISLGSTIGTMFSTVNPFSTVIASNAAGISFTEGLTFRIVCLILASIITIVYIYRYTLKVKKDRTKSVVYDQEAEIHEKFLGQFEKSLKSEFTMRKKLCLTIFGLAFPIMIWGVSTQGWWFGEMSSLFLAVGIIIMFLSGLPEKKSINSFINGAAELIGVALIVGLARAVNIIMDNGFISDTLLYYSSQLVANMSHTVFALFQFGIFSVLGFFIQSSSGLAVLSMPIMAPLADTAGVSREIIINAYNWGQGLMSFITPTGMILVFLEMAEVTFDKWLKFVLPLFGMIAAFSAAMLVINTMM, encoded by the coding sequence ATGAAAAAGAAAAAATTTGAATTTCCTTCCGCATTTACAGTGCTAGTCATTATACTGCTTTTAGCAGCGGCATTGACTTATCTGATACCGTCAGGAAGATTTTCAAAATTAACATACAGCAAGGAGAGCAATGAATTTATGATAACGGATGAAAATGAAAAAGTTACAGTACAACCTGCAACGCAGGAAGTTCTGGATAAATTGAATATTAATCTTTCCGTCAATAAATTTACAGAAGAAATTATAAAAAAACCTATAGCTATTCCAGGAACTTATAAAAGAATTCCGCAAAGCCCTCAAGGAATAGTTGAAATTATAAAGTCACCTGTTGCTGGAGTAGCAGATTCAGTTGATATTGTAATTTTTGTGCTAATTTTAGGTGGAGTAATTGGAATTATAAATAAAATGGGTGCTTTTGATGCAGGAATAGCAGCTCTTTCAAAAAAAACAAAAGGAAAAGAATTTGTACTTGTAACTCTAATATTTTCATTGATAACATTAGGAGGAACAACATTTGGAATGTCAGAAGAAACTATAGCATTCTATCCTATTCTGATGCCAATATTTTTAGCAAGCGGATTTGACGCTATGACATGTATTGCGGCAATTTCTCTAGGTTCAACAATAGGAACAATGTTTTCTACAGTTAATCCATTTTCTACAGTTATTGCATCAAATGCAGCAGGAATATCCTTTACAGAAGGACTTACATTCCGTATAGTATGCCTTATTCTTGCATCAATTATAACAATAGTATATATTTACAGATATACACTGAAAGTTAAGAAAGATAGAACAAAATCCGTTGTTTATGATCAGGAAGCGGAAATCCATGAAAAATTTTTAGGACAGTTTGAAAAAAGTTTAAAATCAGAATTTACAATGAGAAAAAAATTATGCCTTACTATATTTGGCCTTGCCTTTCCTATAATGATTTGGGGAGTTTCAACACAGGGATGGTGGTTTGGTGAAATGTCATCACTTTTCCTTGCAGTAGGAATTATAATAATGTTTTTATCAGGACTTCCTGAAAAAAAATCTATAAATTCCTTTATAAATGGGGCTGCAGAACTTATAGGAGTAGCACTTATAGTAGGACTTGCACGTGCAGTAAATATTATAATGGACAACGGTTTTATATCAGATACATTATTGTACTATTCAAGTCAACTCGTTGCAAACATGAGTCATACAGTATTTGCATTATTTCAGTTTGGTATTTTTTCTGTCTTAGGGTTCTTTATTCAATCTTCTTCAGGACTTGCAGTACTTTCAATGCCGATTATGGCACCGCTTGCAGATACAGCTGGAGTTTCAAGAGAAATTATAATTAATGCGTACAATTGGGGACAAGGTCTGATGTCTTTTATAACACCTACAGGGATGATTCTTGTATTTCTTGAAATGGCAGAAGTTACTTTTGATAAATGGCTGAAATTTGTACTACCTCTATTTGGAATGATAGCAGCTTTCTCAGCAGCAATGCTTGTAATCAATACAATGATGTAA
- a CDS encoding DUF4240 domain-containing protein: MELAMTRENFWKYIAEAHKKEKDNNGIMNYLVEKLSNRSYEEIFSFGIIVDEIMLESYNQRLWCASYLLNGDTREESFDFFRLWLISQGEKIYNDVMKNPDNLIKYVEEPDEDFIADLYENEDFFFVAVDAFGIKNDMGIFEELFEIYLGEFDSYKEKLHYNDEDYPKLKLTWCEKVPKSMKKICPKLFERFYIGENEYTRN, encoded by the coding sequence ATGGAGTTAGCAATGACACGGGAAAATTTCTGGAAGTATATTGCAGAAGCTCATAAAAAAGAAAAAGACAATAACGGTATAATGAACTATCTTGTAGAAAAATTGTCGAACAGGTCGTATGAAGAAATTTTCAGCTTTGGAATAATAGTAGATGAAATAATGCTGGAAAGTTATAATCAGAGACTCTGGTGTGCTTCATATCTGCTGAATGGTGATACACGGGAAGAAAGTTTTGATTTTTTCAGATTATGGTTGATTTCACAAGGTGAAAAAATATACAATGATGTCATGAAAAATCCTGATAACCTTATCAAGTATGTTGAAGAACCTGATGAGGATTTTATAGCGGATTTATATGAAAATGAGGATTTTTTCTTTGTTGCCGTAGATGCCTTCGGTATAAAAAATGACATGGGAATATTCGAAGAACTGTTTGAAATCTATCTGGGGGAATTTGACTCCTATAAGGAAAAGTTGCATTACAATGATGAAGATTACCCAAAACTGAAGCTTACATGGTGTGAAAAAGTACCAAAATCAATGAAGAAAATATGTCCTAAACTATTTGAAAGGTTTTATATAGGAGAAAATGAATATACTAGAAATTAA
- a CDS encoding thiamine pyrophosphate-dependent dehydrogenase E1 component subunit alpha, producing MELSKNRLLNMYETMENIRNFDLKVNQIVKRGMVPGMTHLSVGEEAANVGAMTALNPDDLITSNHRGHGQVIAKGVNLNEMMAEIMGKATGICKGKGGSMHIADLENGNLGANGIVGGGHGIAVGAGYTQKVKKTGKIVVCFFGDGATNEGSFHEALNLAAVWNIPVIFYSINNGYGISTSINNVMKVEHIYERASAYGVPGYFIEDGNDVIAVYETFKKAVEHVRAGNGPVLVESITYRWFGHSSSDPGKYRTKEEVDSWKKKDPLLKFEKYLIENKIATKEELSEIEEKSKKKIEDAVEFAKNSPEPSIESAFEDIYAD from the coding sequence ATGGAATTATCTAAGAATAGACTGCTGAATATGTATGAAACAATGGAAAATATCAGAAATTTTGACTTAAAGGTAAATCAGATTGTAAAAAGAGGAATGGTACCTGGAATGACACATCTATCTGTAGGTGAAGAAGCAGCAAATGTAGGCGCTATGACAGCATTAAATCCTGATGATCTTATAACTTCCAATCATAGAGGTCATGGGCAGGTAATTGCAAAAGGTGTAAACCTGAATGAAATGATGGCAGAAATAATGGGAAAAGCAACAGGGATATGTAAAGGAAAAGGTGGTTCAATGCATATTGCCGATCTTGAAAATGGAAATTTGGGAGCAAACGGAATTGTTGGAGGAGGACATGGAATAGCAGTAGGAGCAGGATATACGCAGAAAGTGAAGAAGACAGGTAAGATAGTGGTATGCTTCTTCGGGGATGGAGCTACAAATGAAGGAAGTTTTCATGAAGCATTGAATCTGGCTGCAGTATGGAATATTCCGGTTATTTTTTATTCAATAAATAATGGATATGGAATAAGTACTTCAATAAATAATGTAATGAAAGTTGAACATATATATGAAAGAGCTTCAGCTTATGGAGTTCCGGGATATTTTATTGAAGATGGAAATGATGTAATTGCAGTATATGAAACATTTAAAAAAGCGGTTGAGCATGTAAGAGCGGGAAATGGCCCGGTACTGGTTGAAAGTATCACTTACAGATGGTTTGGACATTCCAGTTCAGATCCTGGAAAATATAGGACAAAAGAAGAAGTAGACAGCTGGAAGAAAAAAGATCCTCTTCTTAAGTTCGAAAAATATCTAATTGAAAATAAAATAGCTACAAAAGAGGAACTTAGTGAAATAGAAGAAAAATCGAAAAAGAAAATAGAAGATGCAGTAGAATTTGCTAAAAATAGTCCAGAACCTTCAATAGAATCAGCTTTTGAAGATATCTACGCAGACTGA
- a CDS encoding endonuclease/exonuclease/phosphatase family protein — protein MRFLLYNIRYGTGKYLNQPLKYLRGYLGQSLDHIHRIGEFIKEQKADIVGLVEVDLGSFRTKEANQAKLLGELTEKNYVSQYKYEENSRYMKFPIIRKQGNALLSNSKIIAQRFHYLERGMKKLVIEMETEEVTIFLVHLALGGKTRLRQIVELNNMIENHKKPFIVAGDFNLLWGKEEIELFLKAGKLQNVNNRREPTFPSWAPKKELDFILCSENIKIKDYKVLRNTLSDHLPILLDFEIKKS, from the coding sequence ATGAGATTTCTTTTATATAATATACGATATGGTACAGGAAAATATTTGAATCAGCCATTGAAATATTTGAGGGGGTATTTAGGTCAGTCTTTAGATCACATTCACCGTATAGGGGAATTTATAAAGGAACAGAAAGCAGATATTGTAGGTCTTGTAGAAGTGGATTTAGGGTCATTCCGGACAAAAGAAGCAAATCAGGCAAAACTGCTTGGGGAACTGACTGAAAAAAATTATGTGTCGCAATATAAATACGAAGAAAATTCTAGGTATATGAAATTTCCGATTATACGAAAACAGGGAAATGCACTGTTATCAAATAGTAAGATAATAGCACAGAGATTTCATTATCTGGAAAGAGGAATGAAAAAACTTGTAATTGAAATGGAAACAGAAGAAGTTACAATTTTTTTAGTTCATCTTGCTTTAGGAGGGAAGACAAGGCTAAGGCAAATAGTAGAATTAAACAATATGATAGAAAATCATAAAAAACCTTTTATTGTCGCAGGAGATTTTAATCTGCTGTGGGGAAAAGAAGAAATAGAACTGTTTTTAAAAGCCGGAAAATTACAGAATGTAAATAATAGAAGAGAACCTACATTTCCAAGCTGGGCACCTAAAAAAGAGCTGGATTTTATTTTATGCTCTGAGAATATAAAAATAAAAGATTATAAAGTGTTGAGAAATACTTTGTCAGATCACCTGCCTATTTTATTAGATTTTGAAATTAAGAAAAGTTAG
- a CDS encoding folylpolyglutamate synthase/dihydrofolate synthase family protein encodes MIDSILDELFSLRTGKRRENIDDLKLIYALLGKPCNSVKIIHIAGTNGKGSTATFLENILLEAGYNVGKFTSPHILRYNERILYNRQMIDDEEIVENYFFLKQMIENCKRENENLKDIYLNFFEITTFIALMFFAKKNPDFLVIETGLGGRLDATNIINSDIALITNITFDHTAILGNSLKEIAYEKAGIIKNRELCIYADSLPELEEEINKKTENSINIIKKYNDMEIELDKTNYKTLIKFQNNEFILPLFGKFQANNFLLAYETAKFYNIDNETIQNGVHKVYWPARFEFFSVEPPVILDAAHNDDSIRKLIENLTEIYKRNEVIIITSLLETKDFEKVFTKLEKITDKIFITSLKDTVHGLSSAEIRKKMISLNIPVDGIIFEDNILTAYKSAMNIIKGKNSGYKAIVICGSFFEIAKFNRMVADK; translated from the coding sequence ATGATTGATAGTATATTAGATGAGCTGTTCAGCCTACGTACAGGTAAAAGAAGGGAAAATATAGATGACCTTAAGTTAATCTATGCTTTACTAGGAAAGCCATGTAATTCTGTAAAAATTATACACATTGCCGGAACAAACGGAAAAGGCTCCACTGCTACATTCCTTGAAAATATTCTGCTGGAAGCAGGGTACAATGTAGGAAAGTTTACATCCCCACATATTCTCAGATATAATGAAAGAATACTTTATAACAGACAGATGATAGATGATGAAGAAATTGTAGAAAATTATTTTTTTCTGAAACAGATGATAGAAAACTGTAAAAGAGAAAATGAAAATCTTAAGGACATCTACCTGAATTTTTTCGAAATAACGACATTTATAGCGTTAATGTTTTTTGCAAAAAAGAATCCTGATTTTCTTGTTATAGAAACCGGTCTTGGCGGACGTCTCGATGCTACAAATATTATAAATTCAGATATTGCACTTATTACAAATATCACTTTTGACCATACAGCAATATTAGGAAATTCATTAAAGGAAATTGCTTATGAAAAAGCCGGTATTATTAAAAACAGGGAACTATGTATTTATGCTGACAGTTTACCTGAATTAGAAGAGGAAATTAATAAAAAAACAGAAAACTCCATTAATATTATTAAAAAATATAATGACATGGAAATAGAACTGGATAAAACCAATTACAAAACTTTAATAAAATTCCAGAATAATGAGTTCATTCTGCCTTTATTTGGAAAATTTCAGGCAAATAATTTTTTATTAGCCTATGAAACTGCAAAGTTTTATAATATTGATAATGAAACTATCCAAAATGGTGTCCATAAAGTCTACTGGCCTGCCCGTTTTGAATTTTTTTCTGTTGAACCTCCCGTTATACTGGATGCCGCACATAACGATGATTCCATAAGAAAGCTTATTGAAAACCTGACTGAAATTTATAAAAGAAATGAAGTTATAATCATAACTTCCCTTTTGGAAACGAAAGATTTTGAAAAAGTTTTTACAAAGCTTGAAAAAATTACCGATAAGATTTTTATTACATCCTTAAAAGATACAGTTCATGGATTAAGCTCAGCTGAAATAAGGAAAAAAATGATTTCCTTGAATATTCCTGTTGATGGAATTATTTTTGAGGATAATATACTAACTGCATATAAAAGTGCTATGAATATTATAAAAGGGAAAAATTCCGGATATAAGGCAATTGTAATTTGCGGTTCTTTTTTTGAAATAGCAAAATTTAACAGAATGGTTGCTGATAAGTAA
- a CDS encoding DUF2278 family protein, with amino-acid sequence MERYALLRGKVTGKWYDFDRKAHYHIVAAIKESENDIKEYDISINIGSIFENSDEFYSSNLQVYYDNNYTYNNKILKEMLLQKPGITIGKKNLNLDYLRMELFPREKMKIMKGIDRENAFLTGIIERHVLEALNNDINEIFVFGRLYDNKKGIHDVHMNQASTGRYRSSDAPYSDGGVFFYNSKSKIWTAIFIAFITQSVCR; translated from the coding sequence ATGGAAAGGTATGCACTTCTTAGGGGAAAAGTTACCGGTAAATGGTATGATTTTGATAGGAAAGCTCATTATCATATCGTTGCGGCTATAAAAGAAAGTGAAAATGATATAAAGGAATATGACATATCAATAAATATAGGAAGCATTTTTGAAAATAGTGACGAATTTTATTCTTCAAATTTACAAGTTTATTATGACAACAATTATACATATAATAACAAAATTCTTAAAGAAATGCTGTTGCAGAAGCCAGGAATAACAATTGGGAAAAAAAATTTAAATTTGGATTATTTAAGAATGGAATTATTTCCTCGTGAAAAAATGAAGATTATGAAGGGAATAGACAGGGAAAATGCCTTTCTAACAGGAATAATAGAAAGACATGTGCTGGAAGCTCTAAACAATGACATAAATGAAATTTTTGTATTTGGACGTTTGTATGATAATAAAAAAGGAATTCATGATGTCCATATGAATCAGGCAAGTACAGGTAGATACAGAAGTAGCGACGCTCCCTATTCTGATGGAGGAGTGTTTTTTTATAACAGTAAATCAAAAATATGGACAGCAATTTTCATAGCTTTTATAACACAAAGTGTGTGCAGATAA